The genomic window CCACGAAGCAGACTCTAGCTAGCTGTAAGATTTGAGTCATAGAGATGATGAAAGGTTTGTCGGTGGATGAAAATATGTCAAATTTGACATCTGTTTCAAGTGAAATAAGTCCTTCTAATTCAGCAACCAAGAATGGAAAAGCTTCAACAAATCTAGAACCACAAACCAAAAGGAAGAGAAATCTTCCTGGTCATCCAGGTAATAAATCATACCAATTAAATACTTGTATATACATGTTTTTATTGGTGCAAAACCCTACTCGGAGAGATCTTTCATATGTGCATGGACAAACCTCCTTTCCTTGGTGGATTTGCAGGCGATCTCTCCGAGTAGGGTTGTCCACCAAGGAGTAGGgttaccaaaaacaaaaatatatagaacataGGACAATGAATACTTAATACTGGCATTAATTGACACGTAAACACggataataaattttaaaagtaacTAAATATAACCATGTATGTTACTGAGACACATTTTTAATCTGAAGTATACATAGATTGGTTGAGTCTCTAAAGTAATTGAGCATTACCTTAAAGAAACCGGCCGACATCTTTAATATGAAGTAACAGTGCTACATAGATAGAGTCTTTGTCAACAACCTAGTATCttcttatatttattgatgTTATATTGTTATACAATTGAATTAATATTTGTGGCTGAAATGttgatttggttttgttttcAGACCCTGAGGCAGAAGTGATAGCTTTGAGTCCCCAAACTTTGTTGGCAACAAACAGGTTCATTTGTGAGATTTGTAACAAAGGTTTTCAAAGAGATCAAAATCTTCAGCTTCATAAAAGAGGACATAATTTACCATGGAAACTAAAGAAAAGAAACAGCAAAGAAATCATAAGAAAGAAAGTATATGTTTGTCCAGAATCAACATGTGTTCACCATGAACCTTCAAGAGCACTTGGTGACTTAACTGGAATCAAGAAGCACTTTTTTAGGAAGCATGGTGAGAAGAAATGGAAGTGTGAGAAGTGTTCTAAACGTTATGCAGTTCAATCTGATTGGAAAGCTCATTCTAAAATTTGTGGCACTAAAGAGTATAAGTGTGACTGTGGAACCCTTTTCTCAAGGTAATTAAGAATCtttattagtttataatttGATTATTATAGATCCCAACAACCAAATTATTAATCTCATGGCATGTTCAATAGTGAGACAAAAATGCAAAAAGTTGAAGAGTACTTTAAACAGTAAAAAAGTGTGGTTAAACAGTACCTATAATGCATGAAAATTGTTGTATGAATATGCAATGTGACATACACATAAGTTCAAAACTACATGGTATactaaaataaatgaaaatttcaCCAAAAGCTTACAAGTATAATTCAATCAAATtaaaaagatgaataagtgtattatagaaaaagataaattattatatccctatgttaaaaataataaaacatactagtatttgtttttttttttggcatgtataaaaatttaaaacgaCATTgtacagaaaaaaaataattaaaatgacaaCTTAAAAAGTAACGGATGAAATTAATTATGGCATTTTCGTGAGGTGAGTTTCATTTTTCcattaaataataaaagttaTCGTAAGGTGAGTTCAAATTCTTTCAGTGTTATTTTATGTGTTGAGTCAGTTCAttcagagcaaaaaaaactctgattTTACATGGCCACCCTCACAAGTGAACAGTAGAATTGATGTCTTCGGAGAAAAGGTATATGATGAGTTAAGGTTCTCTTTGATGGTCAATATATAGAATAGAAGcacatatgatatgataataAGAGGGCTGACAATGATAAGATAGAATATCAACTTTATCATATTCTATATCttttttagcaacaaataaaAGGATAATCTTATTATGtttagtaaattttaataaaatactaCATCTCTTTCCTATTgttgtattataaaattcacTATATTACTTAAGGATTCATTTTGAACTTTTTCTGAGGTCACCCCATATTAGAATGTCTCATTATGCTGCATTGCATATTATAATCATTTGTCTGTTTTTTGTTGCAGAAGGGACAGTTTCATCACTCATAGAGCCTTCTGTGATGTTTTATCACAAGAGAGTGCAGCACTAAACCCTCTTTTCTCTTCTCATAGTTTCCAACTACCATCCCTAAAAAAAGAACAAGACTTCAATATTATAAGACCAGAAATAATACCATCATGGTTCCCTTCTTCAAGTACACCACAACAATTACTCCCTACTCATTTTAGCCATTATCATCAAAACCCTAACCCTACAAATTTGTTTCATTCAAATTTCAACTCCAACAATATTATCACTACTTCTTCTCCTCACATGTCTGCCACTGCTTTACTGCAAAAAGCATCACAAATTGGTGTAACAGTAAGCAAAACAGAACCTTGCATACCCCACTTAATGCAAACTCACGTGCCTTATATGACTTCACGTGATCATGAAATAGTGAATAGTACTGCTGGTTTTTCTCACTATTTGGCTTCATATGGAAATAAAGCTGTTACTAATACAGAAGAATCTTCTCTTTTGCTGCATGATGTGATATTTGGTAATGAGAATTCTTCATCACATTCATCACAATTTGAAAGTGTTAATGCTGCTATGAGTATGAGGGGAATGTTTGATCCACAAATAGATAATAATAACTTTCAGAGTCaacaatattccaattttggtAAAAGCAACATTATTAAGAGTGGTGGTGCCATAGTCAATGATGATGAAATGACAAGGGATTTTTTGAGTCTTGGTGCATTTTCACAAAGAGATGACTTGTTGTTTAGTATTTCTGGAATTGATGATCCTTTGGGTTCTTTATCATATGGTAagcaaaatcaaaaccaaactCCTTGGCGTCGAGGCTAAACATGGTACgaagtatatatatttgtttagcAGGAACCCGTGTGACACACATGATTGATTATTCCCTCACAACCGATCGAGTTCCTTTCCACGCTGACCAACCACATCTTGCTAGTAGGTTAATCATGAAATTGAATTCAATGTAGTCGGGTTGTTGACACATTCACGCAATCAGAAATATTGATAGTCATCCGATCTTGACCAGaagggcaaaaaaaaaaagcaaacttcaatttttggtttatattttaaaaatatcaagtTTAAATTTACACGGTTCCATCTTGATCGAACGACTATCGATGACTGATTGTGTAAATGCGGAGAAGTTTTGACTACAAAGAGAATGTGATCTATTAATCATGACTAGAGATCGATTAATTTTCTATCCAAAGAGGAATTCAGAATAAATCTATCTTTTTTATTTCGACGCAAGAATAAATCTATCTATGCACTTGATATTtggagttcttcaggaactttCTCACTAGCATAATGTGATATCATTTTCTATTAATAAATGTATAATCTTAATAAGTTATGGTTTatgttcataatattttttctattttaaaatttttattttgatatttaatattttattatacgTACAAAAAATACAATAGTTAATATGATTTTATCTAATATAAACCTTTAAAAAAGTTCAAATGTATATCTcactatttttagtaaaatttaataaaatattacatCTCTTTTCACTTTTGGTTTAATTAATTTGTAGGTATGTTAACTATTTgagaattttttaacaaaattccTATACTAAATATTACATTCTTTAAAAGAAAGTGAAAGTGAGAGAGGCGAAGAGAACGAGTGAAAGAGGGATAGACAAATAGAGGGGAGAGAGGCGGTGTAGAAAGAAGGAAATATATGGAGAGTGAGGACGAGGGAGTGAGATCTCTTTTTCTCTCCCTCTCTTTCTCCCTATCTCCCCCTCAGCCATTGTTCTCTCCCTCCCTCTCACGTCTCTCTTGCTCGTTCTCTCTTCCTCCCTCCTCGTCTCACTCCCAACCCTCTCTCCcctaatcaaataatttttttatgattaaatttagtttttttttttatacaaaacaGGCCTAAGCTCAAGGAAAAAATAAACTAGACGACAATAATTCTAGGGGTAGCAATCCCCATAGCATCAGCTAACAGCGTGTTACTCATTTAACTAGACATTGTCATATATGTGAAGTCTAGACCCATGCTCACACCCATATTAACGAGAGCATTCCGCACAAGAGTTTGTCTCGCGGTAAGAGTGGTAGACtcaactaaaaatatatttaatcatatatagattaatataatttttttttacgttgcCATGTTGGTAATAAAAGCCCACGTGGAAGTGCCGCATTTGGCTAGATTATGTTAGTCAAATAAGGCTTGACCTTATAATTGGAATAAAAGTGAAAACAAGAACTTTTAGAGGAtacaaaaattagattttttgttttattgagactaattgaaatttataggaccaaaaatttatttttaaatcatgAATATAAGTAGCAATACATTGAGGCGGGGAAGGTAGTGAGCTAGATTGAAATATAGACGTTCTTGCAAGATTATGAACGACACTTTTAGTTTATCTCTTAGTAAAAGCTAGCAGATTGCAACtagcattaaattaaataaatgaccTATTCCTATTTAAAATGGTCTCAAGTTTGTTAGCATTGAGTGTCATCATTGGTGATGACGTTAACCACATTTTGATAATCACTCTCAAAATTGAAGACGTTAAAATAATCTCTCACAAATTTTAGATCGAACAATTCaattcttgacaaaaaaataattaaattaatcttTGACATTTTTATATTGAAGACAAATTAGTCATTGATTCATTCTAATAGAGGAAATAATTTGTCCCCAATATGAAAATGTCAGCGACTAATTtaggttttatttttgttagcaATTGAATTGTGCCGTTTCAAATTTGTGAAGAACTAAAATAGATCTCCACTCTTTACAAATTAGCTTAATTATAGTTTTGACCCATCTATTTTCATCCTTTCACGAAATTGGTTACCTTATTTATCCTAAAATCACTCATTTTTGGTCCTCCATcgaatttttattattaaaaattatgatttaatatatttaaaaattgttatttaaattattctactatattaattatttatatttcattaattaaattttaaaaatgaataatttctgaaattgaaattgaagtgTATTATGGTGACATTGtattgtaattgtttttttacttataaatatatatatatatatatatatatatatatatatatatatatatatatatatatatcctgcttattcttaaatttttatcttataaaaaaaaatgaacatttgATTGCATTTTGGGGTATGCGAGATAAATTGTGCATTTTGAGTGATTTAGAGGCTATGGCTGATTCTGTTAGACAAAGGAGAATGAGCGTAACAAACTCCGACGGAGAAAATCTGGTCGGCATATTACACGATGCGTCTTCCACTTCACTTGTTATCGTCTGCCATGGTTTTCAATCTTCCAAGGTTCCTCCTTCTCATTTTACTGTtaattacttttcttttttcattttgagtCATTTATGCTTATGCAAGtggataaactcaaataagtcaacaAAGCATACCCTAAATGCCCCCTTAAATTAAGGAATTGAGGGGAGATGAAAATGATCTAAACATGAGATTGGATGATTCATTTATGAAGTTCTGAAAATTTTCAAGCTTAAATTCAGGGGATGATGAGTGAAAAGAGCTTATTATTGATTAAGAGAATGCCCTATGCATTTATTTTAACTCCCAAGTGAGGGAAGGAAATTTTCCTTGCTTAAACATCTACACTAGGTAAAGTAATTTTCTCACTACGCTACGCTACCCTTCTTTTCCCATCCCTGCAGCCTGTAAACCTCCAAAGATAGGTTAAGTTCACATATAATTGGCCAAGGTCGTGCTTCTATACTTGGCTTCACAGATTAATTGAAAAGATTCAGTACTTAAAATGATATAGCTATATTAAATACATTCAGCAGGAGTGATTATATGTGTTAGTAGCAACTAGTGTTCCTCAGTTAAAtcatttaaagaaaaatagtttCTTTTAGCGTATTCTGCATAGTTTTAGATTAATATATCtccaaacaaattaaattatgcaCTCACTATTGTTAGAGTATGGAGTGCCAATATAGTTGGGATGTCTTTCTATGTAGTGACTAGTGATACTTTTACATGataataaccttttttttttttcctcaaataattaaattatgcaCTCACTATATATTTAGTACTTAAGGATTGAATGATATCTAGGAAAGGATCCCCATGGTAAACCTTGCTGCTGCTCTGGAAAAAGATGGGATCAATGCCTTCCGATTTGACTTTGCCGGAAATGGGTAAGCTCCTCAGCAAAGCGGAAAACAGTATTAACTAATgaattactaatttattaagGGAAGGAATATAAACATTTCTGTTATGGGTAGTTTAATTTGTTCGGAAAAGATATGCCTTTTTCTTATCAgttacttattttttagatcTGTGCGGTGGTATGAACTCCAAGAATAATCAGCAACTAAAATTGCAAATTTTTGCCTATGATTGATTATTTACATATTATATGAATATTGGGAATACTTATTTATTCTTTTGTAGAACAAGAAATTCAACCATAGAGAATATGCTTACAATGAGTTTGGAGGATTAAGATACGACAGTATCGATATGGGAGATAATAAGATAGTGTTTGGTAGACAAGTAAAAAACAGAACATAATAGAAGAAAACGGGACAAAAggtttaaaaaattaagaaaacataACAAAACAGTTCGTTCCTTTCCATTTTATCTGCGTGCCAATGTTACCTAAGGGATCCATGTTAAAAAGCAAAATTCTTTCATAGACTAACTCTCCTAAATGCTTAAGCAGTTAGTTGAAGGTTCAAGGATGACTTTATTaactcaaaacaaaaaacagaagaaaattTCAATTGAACAAAGCTGTCCAATCCCTTATCAAGTGTCTGTTAGGGAAACCCTCTTAACTAGACCACATTCTTTAATCCCAACAGAACTTGAATGTCAAATCTTGTCACATATCAGTTACTGTGTCAAAGAGACCTCCTTAAAGATACAAGTGTACTGCTGCAACTAAACATATTGTGCAATAGCATAGATTGCAAATAATATATTGTTCCATTCATGGcttcattcaatttttttggtcaagtagcctagtggctagaaattccacccttaaggtgaataagtggagtgtccggggttcgaacgccggctcctgcatatataaaatgcgatgtccctaccaactgagctaagctcatggggacttCGTTCTATTTTTAATAAACTTGGAATGAAGCCACATTTTAAAATAGaacaaaaatcatttaatattgaattttttttttggttgctAATCACTCACTAAATTGTTTTCTAGGGAAAGTGAAGGTTCATTTCAGTATGGTAACTACTACAGAGAAGTTGAAGACCTACGAGCTATAGTCCAACACTTCCGTGAGAAGAAATATGTAAttattgcaattgttggtcatAGTAAAGGTCAGATTACTGTTATGCACTTATGCTTATTATTTGAAACTGAATTTTGTAATCGACTAAACAGACAACTTATAAGGGATATTTCAATGGCAGTTTGAAATTGTTTCTCAGAGTTAGGCGTAGCGTTGATCTATAGTGACGGAAAATTGACCAATATTTGGTAGGGACATGTACAACTTATTGATGAAAACGTTTTTGAAATTATTGGAGAAAATTGTCCGAGttcacattgactgaactgaATATATAACAAATAATTATACAGTTTCAGGGGAGAGTGTAGTTTTCTGTAGGTTTGCGGGGAATGTAGCCTTCTGTAGGTTTGTAGGTAAATGGAACTGAAGTTCAATGTGAATGTGATTGAATTTCTGTTTGATTCTAAAAAGTGGGCGAAGATCACATTGATTAAActgaatatataataaataattgtccagttttattttttgtaggtTTGCAGGTAAATGGAACTAAAGTTCTCTTTGAATGTGATAGAGTTTTCCATTTACAAGTTTCTCACAGTCCTCATTTTTCATGTAATTCACACTCACCACTACAATGGTTTCTGCAGGGGGTAACGTGGTTTTGTTATATGCTTCAAAATATAAGGATATTGATACTGTTGTCAATATCTCTGGCCGGTTTAACCTAGCAAGAGGTATGGAGAGTCGCCTGGgtgaaaattttatacaaaagaTCAAACAAGATGGATTTATAGatgttaaaaacaaaaaaggtgaGCTATGAAA from Trifolium pratense cultivar HEN17-A07 linkage group LG1, ARS_RC_1.1, whole genome shotgun sequence includes these protein-coding regions:
- the LOC123916757 gene encoding uncharacterized protein LOC123916757, whose translation is MRDKLCILSDLEAMADSVRQRRMSVTNSDGENLVGILHDASSTSLVIVCHGFQSSKERIPMVNLAAALEKDGINAFRFDFAGNGESEGSFQYGNYYREVEDLRAIVQHFREKKYVIIAIVGHSKGGNVVLLYASKYKDIDTVVNISGRFNLARGMESRLGENFIQKIKQDGFIDVKNKKGKIMFRVTEESLMDRLNTITHLACLSIPENCRVLTVHGSMDETVPAEDALEFSKFILNHELCIIEGADHEYTYHQDELTSLVLEFIKVHNDKENNTSKQTRFGRVDKPIHSRF
- the LOC123916748 gene encoding protein indeterminate-domain 7-like, which encodes MMKGLSVDENMSNLTSVSSEISPSNSATKNGKASTNLEPQTKRKRNLPGHPDPEAEVIALSPQTLLATNRFICEICNKGFQRDQNLQLHKRGHNLPWKLKKRNSKEIIRKKVYVCPESTCVHHEPSRALGDLTGIKKHFFRKHGEKKWKCEKCSKRYAVQSDWKAHSKICGTKEYKCDCGTLFSRRDSFITHRAFCDVLSQESAALNPLFSSHSFQLPSLKKEQDFNIIRPEIIPSWFPSSSTPQQLLPTHFSHYHQNPNPTNLFHSNFNSNNIITTSSPHMSATALLQKASQIGVTVSKTEPCIPHLMQTHVPYMTSRDHEIVNSTAGFSHYLASYGNKAVTNTEESSLLLHDVIFGNENSSSHSSQFESVNAAMSMRGMFDPQIDNNNFQSQQYSNFGKSNIIKSGGAIVNDDEMTRDFLSLGAFSQRDDLLFSISGIDDPLGSLSYGKQNQNQTPWRRG